A region from the Triplophysa rosa linkage group LG4, Trosa_1v2, whole genome shotgun sequence genome encodes:
- the LOC130552487 gene encoding E3 SUMO-protein ligase ZBED1-like, with amino-acid sequence MATMSVDVDIEEAPSSFKSEVWLHFGFPKTKNDRGEVQTDKTKTVCKHCKKTFTYTNSTTNMMQHVNRHHSKKLKAQPSVSKKLLTGQTTLTGRFAVPLTATGARAAEITRSIGVFMAKDLRPFSVVENEGFRLLVNTLEPRYTIPSRPYFSKTLIPMLYRETKSKVVDTLRKADSVSITTDSWTSRATQIYITVTAHVITNEWDMVSFVLQTRPLFETHTGANIAEVLKSAVNEWGLQRANRGISVVMDNARNMDVAVREAGLDPHVRCFAHTLNLASQAGLNVPRVSRLLGRIRRIVAFFHRSSTATAALAAKQILLELPAHKLIIDVATCWNSSLDMIERYLELQAAVTATFLSNDVRRNVRDIDTLDGSDFRDAEDIVTLLKPLKTATTVLCDEKNPTMSLIVPFKHMIEQNMAPNEEDSLTVSNTKRAILNNLSDRYRLEHNHLLECTALDPRFRALPHLEKTQLEDVFHRLKEKAVLLQNQNEGEEGASGHPPAAEEPPDQTGSAGAEQTPPPPKKTALEDLLGRTFDEPVAAAQPISQIDAEMNKYRTETSISLNSCPL; translated from the exons ATGGCGACAATGAGTGTGGATGTTGATATTGAGGAAGCCCCATCATCATTCAAATCAGAGGTGTGGCTGCATTTTGGCTTTCCGAAGACTAAAAATGACAGAGGTGAGGTGCAAACAGACAAAACCAAAACTGTGTGCAAACACTGCAAGAAGACGTTTACATACACTAACAGCACAACCAATATGATGCAGCACGTAAACCGTCACCACAGTAAAAAGCTCAAGGCACAGCCATCTGTAAGCAAAAAGCTATTAACGGGGCAAACCACATTGACCGGAAGATTTGCAGTCCCACTGACTGCGACGGGTGCGAGAGCTGCGGAGATAACACGGAGCATCGGTGTTTTCATGGCAAAAGATTTGAGGCCATTTTCTGTTGTAGAAAATGAAGGATTTCGGCTACTGGTGAACACTCTGGAACCCAGATACACAATTCCATCACGCCCCTACTTTAGCAAGACTCTCATCCCAATGCTTTACAGAGAAACAAAATCTAAGGTGGTTGATACACTCAGAAAGGCAGACAGCGTGTCAATCACAACCGACAGCTGGACCTCTAGGGCTACCCAGATTTATATTACGGTCACAGCCCATGTGATAACCAACGAGTGGGATATGGTCAGTTTTGTACTTCAAACTCGCCCTCTGTTTGAAACACACACCGGTGCTAATATTGCTGAAGTTTTAAAATCTGCTGTGAATGAATGGGGGCTTCAAAGGGCTAACCGTGGAATTTCTGTTGTTATGGACAATGCGAGAAATATGGATGTTGCTGTCAGAGAGGCTGGACTAGACCCACATGTCAGGTGTTTTGCCCACACATTAAACTTGGCCAGCCAAGCTGGTTTGAATGTGCCACGAGTGAGCCGTTTGTTGGGCAGAATTAGGCGCATTGTTGCATTCTTTCACAGAAGCTCCACGGCCACAGCTGCACTCGCGGCCAAACAGATACTGCTGGAGCTTCCAGCGCACAAGTTAATCATCGATGTCGCTACGTGCTGGAACAGCAGCCTGGATATGATCGAACGCTATCTAGAACTGCAAGCGGCTGTGACAGCGACTTTCCTGAGCAACGACGTTCGGCGAAATGTACGTGACATCGATACTTTGGATGGCTCAGACTTCCGTGATGCGGAGGACATAGTGACACTTCTTAAGCCACTAAAAACGGCCACCACTGTGCTGTGTGACGAAAAAAATCCAACGATGTCTCTCATTGTGCCCTTTAAGCATATGATCGAGCAAAACATGGCACCCAACGAAGAAGACTCCCTCACTGTGAGTAACACGAAGAGAGCTATACTGAACAACCTTTCAGACAGATACAGGTTAGAGCACAACCACCTGCTGGAGTGCACTGCCTTAGACCCCAGATTCCGGGCTCTTCCACATCTTGAGAAAACCCAGCTTGAAGATGTATTCCACAGACTAAAAGAGAAAGCTGTGCTGTTGCAGAACCAG AATGAGGGTGAAGAAGGTGCCAGTGGCCACCCCCCTGCAGCAGAGGAGCCTCCGGACCAGACAGGTAGCGCAGGAGCTGAGCAGACACCACCTCCTCCCAAGAAAACTGCACTTGAGGATCTTCTTGGACGGACTTTCGATGAACCAGTTGCAGCTGCACAGCCTATCAGTCAGATTGAtgcagaaatgaataaatacagaactGAAACATCCATTTCTCTCAACAGCTGCCCACTCTAG